In Xiphophorus couchianus chromosome 8, X_couchianus-1.0, whole genome shotgun sequence, the following proteins share a genomic window:
- the LOC114149465 gene encoding uncharacterized protein LOC114149465 isoform X2, translating into MSESRSDTLSFDNQEMARVLVTTFKNEKETSKNIFSVSTASNLVEEILANHSGFLLDRLQKFNSDFLEYIDVDINVEIKDLDRFYVFLSTGGPLVEVSREEQIPNQPHANSGEDGQTHTGEDSEPLKSLLMKKAPQIFEEYENTGFLSGKSRKCIVKMCVGDLVQRCGYYPLSGDKSALAKSIITIFPSLSIQVAGEGEGFEHFYDPASHSGFIEIKLRNLRRNLQQHERRYRKRKVTSYPEDAQTSSATETENDNTMNEWVTLIKRLRPSSENLSVIKSGMEKTFTQRRAWITRESPTLAEILREYPRFMDMPSLLDSEFGRLTGEKTDLFLRRWETNIMPKLRVVAAMEPGLSTLLRGFENMTEVEDNVASRKQ; encoded by the exons ATGTCGGAAAGTCGGTCTGACACG CTCTCATTTGACAATCAAGAAATGGCGAGAGTTCTTGTAACaacattcaaaaatgaaaaagagacttcgaaaaacattttcagtgtttcaacTGCCAGCAATCTTGTTGAGGAGATTCTTGCCAACCATTCTGGATTTTTGCTGGACAGGCTACAGAAATTTAATTCTGACTTCTTGGAGTACATTGATGTTGACATTAATGTTGAAATTAAGGACTTGGACAGATTCTACGTGTTTCTATCAACTGGAGGGCCCCTGGTAGAAGTGTCTCGTGAGGAGCAAATTCCAAACCAG CCCCATGCTAATTCAGGAGAAGACGGTCAGACCCATACAGGAGAAGACAGTGAGCCTCTAAAATCGCTCCTAATGAAAAAAGCACCACAAATCTTTGAGGAGTATGAAAACACAGGCTTCCTGTCAGGGAAGTCAAGAAAATGTATAGTGAAAATGTGCGTGGGAGACCTAGTTCAGAGGTGTGGTTA ttatCCTCTTAGTGGAGACAAGTCAGCCTTAGCGAAGAGCATCATTACCATCTTCCCATCTCTGAGTATCCAGGTGGCTGGAGAAGGGGAGGGATTT gaGCATTTCTATGATCCAGCATCCCACAGTGGATTCATTGAGATAAAATTGCGTAACCTTCGGCGGAATCTACAACAACATGAAAGACGCTACAGAAAGCGAAAAGTAACCAGTTACCCGGAGGATGCACAAACATCCAGTGCAACCGAGACCGAAAATGATAATACCATGAATGAATGGGTAACCTTGATCAAGAGATTGCGGCCCTCTTCGGAAAACCTTTCAGTAATAAAGTCTGGGATggaaaaaacattcacacagcGCAGAGCATGGATTACAAGGGAATCGCCCACACTTGCAGAAATATTGCGTGAATATCCACGATTTATGGACATGCCGAGTCTG CTGGACTCAGAGTTTGGAAGGTTGACAGGTGAAAAGACAGACCTTTTCCTTCGTAGATGGGAGACCAACATCATGCCAAAACTTAGAGTTGTGGCTGCCATGGAACCTGGACTCAGCACTCTTTTGAGAGGATTTGAAAACATGACTGAAG TGGAAGACAATGTAGCGTCAAGGAAACAATAA
- the LOC114149465 gene encoding uncharacterized protein LOC114149465 isoform X1 yields MSESRSDTLSFDNQEMARVLVTTFKNEKETSKNIFSVSTASNLVEEILANHSGFLLDRLQKFNSDFLEYIDVDINVEIKDLDRFYVFLSTGGPLVEVSREEQIPNQPHANSGEDGQTHTGEDSEPLKSLLMKKAPQIFEEYENTGFLSGKSRKCIVKMCVGDLVQRCGYYPLSGDKSALAKSIITIFPSLSIQVAGEGEGFEHFYDPASHSGFIEIKLRNLRRNLQQHERRYRKRKVTSYPEDAQTSSATETENDNTMNEWVTLIKRLRPSSENLSVIKSGMEKTFTQRRAWITRESPTLAEILREYPRFMDMPSLLDSEFGRLTGEKTDLFLRRWETNIMPKLRVVAAMEPGLSTLLRGFENMTEEEACYRTLVVLTHLLPPVSGRQCSVKETITHLLDFVPTGTRIASLCNDSATSSTNHQPQLICIGNLRSSKQYVIVAKNDKVTIPLDDGLTCAVDKLFKLYWVFNLCYPSQLGPVFTFFEYIYDLPFSTQRKTRVIELIAQLKACK; encoded by the exons ATGTCGGAAAGTCGGTCTGACACG CTCTCATTTGACAATCAAGAAATGGCGAGAGTTCTTGTAACaacattcaaaaatgaaaaagagacttcgaaaaacattttcagtgtttcaacTGCCAGCAATCTTGTTGAGGAGATTCTTGCCAACCATTCTGGATTTTTGCTGGACAGGCTACAGAAATTTAATTCTGACTTCTTGGAGTACATTGATGTTGACATTAATGTTGAAATTAAGGACTTGGACAGATTCTACGTGTTTCTATCAACTGGAGGGCCCCTGGTAGAAGTGTCTCGTGAGGAGCAAATTCCAAACCAG CCCCATGCTAATTCAGGAGAAGACGGTCAGACCCATACAGGAGAAGACAGTGAGCCTCTAAAATCGCTCCTAATGAAAAAAGCACCACAAATCTTTGAGGAGTATGAAAACACAGGCTTCCTGTCAGGGAAGTCAAGAAAATGTATAGTGAAAATGTGCGTGGGAGACCTAGTTCAGAGGTGTGGTTA ttatCCTCTTAGTGGAGACAAGTCAGCCTTAGCGAAGAGCATCATTACCATCTTCCCATCTCTGAGTATCCAGGTGGCTGGAGAAGGGGAGGGATTT gaGCATTTCTATGATCCAGCATCCCACAGTGGATTCATTGAGATAAAATTGCGTAACCTTCGGCGGAATCTACAACAACATGAAAGACGCTACAGAAAGCGAAAAGTAACCAGTTACCCGGAGGATGCACAAACATCCAGTGCAACCGAGACCGAAAATGATAATACCATGAATGAATGGGTAACCTTGATCAAGAGATTGCGGCCCTCTTCGGAAAACCTTTCAGTAATAAAGTCTGGGATggaaaaaacattcacacagcGCAGAGCATGGATTACAAGGGAATCGCCCACACTTGCAGAAATATTGCGTGAATATCCACGATTTATGGACATGCCGAGTCTG CTGGACTCAGAGTTTGGAAGGTTGACAGGTGAAAAGACAGACCTTTTCCTTCGTAGATGGGAGACCAACATCATGCCAAAACTTAGAGTTGTGGCTGCCATGGAACCTGGACTCAGCACTCTTTTGAGAGGATTTGAAAACATGACTGAAG AGGAGGCTTGTTACAGAACACTCGTGGTACTAACACACCTTCTGCCCCCTGTTAGTGGAAGACAATGTAGCGTCAAGGAAACAATAACACACCTTCTAGATTTTGTGCCG ACTGGAACAAGAATAGCATCCCTCTGCAATGATTCTGCTACTTCATCAACAAACCATCAGCCCCAGCTCATCTGCATCGGTAATCTGCGGTCGTCAAAGCAGTATGTCATCGttgcaaaaaatgacaaagtcaCCATCCCCCTGGACGATGGACTCACATGTGCTGTGGACAAGCTTTTTAAGCTGTACTGGGTGTTTAACTTGTGTTATCCATCCCAACTCGGACctgtctttacattttttgagtaCATCTATGATCTTCCATTctccacacaaagaaaaacaagggtGATTGAATTGATTGCACAACTTAAAGCTTGTAAATGA